The following are encoded together in the Deltaproteobacteria bacterium genome:
- a CDS encoding RNA methyltransferase, which translates to MEGVKIASRNNSFFKMLVKVSGPRGVKKSGYTLLYGARQVGEILRDFPDLCEALVLKEGRKISGLAVPAGLPLYRLSPALFREVDIFGTGGPVLLLRAPRLDKWDPGHWPRGCTLFVPFQDPANVGAVIRAGAAFGVPRVVLLEESAHPFHPKCLRAAGSCLFRVPLVKGPSIKALMEPENPVVALSPSGKDIRSFCFPPVFGLLPGLEGPGLPGGMDHLETVGIPMVPGVESLNAAMATGIALFLWRFGKDGWERTVETFVKNTS; encoded by the coding sequence ATGGAAGGAGTGAAGATCGCCAGCCGGAACAATTCATTTTTCAAGATGCTTGTCAAAGTGTCCGGTCCCAGAGGGGTTAAAAAATCGGGATACACACTCCTTTATGGGGCCCGGCAGGTCGGAGAAATCCTCCGGGACTTTCCCGACCTTTGCGAAGCACTGGTCTTGAAGGAAGGGCGGAAGATTTCGGGGTTGGCCGTACCGGCGGGCCTCCCCCTTTATCGCCTGAGTCCGGCGCTTTTCAGGGAGGTGGATATCTTCGGGACAGGAGGGCCTGTTCTGCTCCTCCGGGCACCCCGTCTCGACAAATGGGATCCGGGTCATTGGCCCCGGGGATGCACCCTTTTCGTTCCTTTCCAGGACCCGGCGAACGTGGGGGCCGTGATCCGGGCGGGGGCGGCGTTCGGGGTCCCACGAGTGGTCCTGCTGGAGGAGTCGGCCCACCCCTTTCATCCCAAGTGCCTCAGGGCCGCCGGGAGTTGCCTTTTCCGGGTTCCCTTGGTAAAAGGTCCTTCAATAAAAGCGTTGATGGAGCCGGAAAACCCCGTCGTGGCCCTTTCCCCTTCCGGCAAGGACATCCGCTCTTTCTGCTTCCCTCCCGTATTTGGCCTCCTTCCGGGTCTTGAGGGCCCGGGGCTCCCCGGGGGAATGGATCATCTGGAGACCGTGGGGATCCCTATGGTGCCGGGGGTTGAATCCCTGAACGCCGCTATGGCGACGGGAATCGCGCTTTTTCTTTGGAGGTTCGGTAAGGATGGGTGGGAACGAACCGTGGAGACTTTCGTGAAAAATACGTCTTGA